The nucleotide sequence tgcttggaagacagctattcacgtgcctgaaccttgattgcttctgttgggtttcaactctagcctaccccaacttgtttgggacttaaaggctttgttgttgttgttgttgtattgaaATGTGCTTTTTGCTCATCTTCCACAACTCCAAAAAACAATCATGGTTAGTAGCTGTATTGCAACAAACCAGTCCTCATAGTATTCCGTGCTAGGTGAATATCATGAGTCACAACCCGATAGATAAACAATATGCATCTTGTTTGCTACATTTATGAAGGGAAAAGGGTATCTATAataaaaaaagggcagacccagtgccagaggctcccacatgagtggggtctggggaagggaaaaaccgaggcaagccttccccccgcaaaatctgcggagaggctctCATACATATCATATTGTTCCGATTATACCTTGGGCATTGTTTATGACACACTAGCATGTGGCCACATGATGATAAAAGAATGTTTTATATGATGTAGCCCGAGAAAGCCGAGGAATAAAAAAATTGGTAATCAAGATTTACAAGTGACAAGACGGGaaacatgcttgaaagtagcttcTTTCCAGAAGGGTCAATTTGTCATCTTTTTGTGGCTTAGTTGCATCCTAAGCAATGATCAAACTTGTTATTATGCATCACGTGCAGGATGTCAACAGAATATAAGAGGGTTGGATTACCTCCATTCCAGAATGCACGTTCACCCAAATATGAGGTTTAAACGACCTGGATAGTTCCCTCATGATCTGGGCCTCAGGTTCGCTAAAAGGAGCAATACCAGGATTCTCCTCATATGGGTCGTAGTCCTATAATACATGAAAAGCCACAAAAAAAAGTTCAATAGACTAATAACATGCATATTTATATGACTTTGATTGGACCCAACAAGAAACATGTAAGATAAAATAAAACAATGAACCTGCCACATATAAAAGTTCACTTGCGCAAAATCCGCAAACGACAAAATGTTGGCAGGATTAAACCCAAGTACACAACAATGACCAAGGAATATAGACAGTAATGCATGGGCAAAATCTTTGACTCAAAAACCAGTGATCGTAGATGACAATAAGCCTAGTTTTTCCTGCTATAGTATGTTTGATTTGAACTACAAAAGTTCATCCAGTGATTCCACAAAACCACAAAACATAGACATTTGTAAAGATCTGCAGAACACCCAACCCGAAACAGACATGGAATACACATGGACATGGTAATGCATGAAAAAACACAATCATCCAATTCTCCATAGATATAACTCTATACCCAAAATGAGCATTCCTAGATCAGTTTACAAGGGCAATGCACTTATGTGCTTGATATGAAGTAGAAGTACACAAACTTGTCAAATAATTATGCAGAACTAACTGTGAAACATGGAAATTCACACACACACGAGCTACTGCTAGCCAAGATTCAGTCCAAGATATAATTTTAAATAATCAACATGCAAATGCTGAGAGGTATTCGAATTTTCATGTGAACATTGAGAAACTACTGAGATACTTACCTTTTCTTTCATTCCCCAGTCAACACTCCAATTTCTGTTAAGATCAACTCCTCTTCCTGCCACAgggaaatatatataaaaaaagatgtTGGCACAAAACTGTTTGTAGTGATGAATTAGTGAGAAATGGACCAATCACCATTTCTCCTATCACAAAGTTCCCCTTCTTCAACAAGTTTGCGACCATTCATATTTTCCATTGGCACAACCTAAAAGAGAAAGCCACATGTGAAAAACATTACAACTCCTGACACCAAGATGTGATTATGTACTTGATACAGAACAATAATAAACAAAATAGTGGGAGGGGAAACAAACAGAAGGACACAAGCAAAGGTGACAATACTAAGCTAAGTAACACGGATACGCCAGGGAGGTGCCGTATcccgtatcggatacgtatccgatacggaTACGCGGCCGATACACGATGGACACGTGTCCGCAGAGTatctgtttttttattaatttcgtgaATATTGAGTACGTGAGCCGATACGGGCTCACACGTATCTGCCCATTCGATACGGCCCAGCCCAACAAACACACGCTCACTCCCTTATCTCCCACTGTCCCCGACGCCCGCACTCCCGCACCTCGCGCCGCCTCCAGCGAACATGCATGGTGACACCTCGTCCTGCTCACCGGCCACCGGCGACAAGCCTCCGCCCCCGCTCGCCGGCGATGACCCTCCGCCCCTGCTCGCTGGCCGCCGGCAACGTCTCTGCCCCAGAGACATGGATCCAGGCATCCAGCAACCTCCCGTGAGTTCATCCCCTTCCCCGTTCTCGATCTACTATATTTCTGCAGTTCGCGACTTATTGTTGCTTGATTTCTTTGGTTCccacttcctcttcctcttcctctgcccATTCTTTATCTACTCTGTTTTTGCAGTTCTTAATTTCTTGTTGCTTGATTTTCTTTGTATGCAGTGGATGGTGTCTCCAAATATGAGTAGATACTAGTTGGCGGCTCCTTTTTCCATTCTTGATCTGCTCTGCAGCTTGATGTTGTGGATGAGGGAAACAAATGAGGAAAGAGGGAGTTGATGCGAGCCtgaatgccatttattaataggaAAACATACTAATAGAACTTAAGTAGTTAAGTAGACTGCAATgttttattgttattagttttaaTATGCATTAttatcttttttatttaaaatagtTAAAACGTATCCGCGTTTCGGATTTTTGAGAAAATTGCCGTATCCGTATTCTTCCGATACCGAtacgcgtatccgtatccgtgctgCATAGATACTAAGTACGTATCGACATGTAATGGTAATGTTTCTACTTTCAAGGCCAATCCATACTGTTTAAACTAGAACAACATAATTGGCatcctaagagcaactccaaaagAGTAGCTACTTATGCCATACAATCTAATTTTGGCTATTTTCAGAAGAAATAAGGGTCCAACAGCTATTCTATCTTGTAGTCTAAAATAACAAGCTGTGTATCCCGGATATCTCGGTAGCTAGAAAAAGCAAGCCGAGGGCACTTGCTATCTGCCGCCCCCGCGCCGATTCCCGAGACTTCCTGTCCTGTGACTTCGTTTCCGCGACTTCATGTCCCGTACTCCCATGCGCGTAGGGCGGCAGGCGCCATCGTGTCCCTCGCGATGGACGAGGCCTCCGGGCAGCTGCTGGCAGTCAAGTCGGTCAGGCCTGGGACCGCGTACCAGCTGCAGCACGAGGGCCACGTCTTGTTTGGGCTTCGCTAGCTGTACATTGTGCCCTGCCTTGGCTCTCCGGTGCTGGCGGCTGGCGCAATGCAAGCGGCGAATACCAGCTCTTCCTCTAGTTCACACTCTACGGCTCGCTTGCAGATAAGGCATCAAGAATGGGCGAGGTCACATCCAGGAGCGTGACATCCAGAGGTACACGGGGCATGGTGAGGGGCCTTGCCTACTACCTCGTGGACAGGGACGGACGGACAGGGGACGTCAAGGCTGTGAACACGGACGCCGTCCTGGAGATGCCCGCGTGGCTGTCATCGGAGTTTCAGGAGAGCGTGGCTGGTGGCCAACTGCTGGTTCATGCCCGGCCGCGGCCTCGTTCCCGGTGCGTGCGACAGCGGAGAAAGGATCGTAGCCTCGTAGGAGTGATTCAACGAGGAAGACGAATGACATGGCAGTTTTTAAAATATAGAATGAGAAATTTAGCAAGACTGTTGTGTTACTCTATTATTTTGAGGGGTATTCTATTTTAGCAAATGGCTAAATCATAGATTTTAGAATATAATTTTAGAccatctcttggagttgctctaatacTCCATCCTATACAACCACCATAATAGCAATTAATCATGGTGCACTACAATTTTAAAAATGCAAGCATGACAACATGAAGCTCATGATCATAATACTGGTGCAGGGCATAGCAGAACAAAGGGCACATTTATAAAATGTGTTCCATAATTTATTAACAATTATTTAAGAGCTGAATACAAATAAGGACTCACCTTGATCACAAGGTTCTCCAGCAGTTTCTCAAAGGATGAAAGATCCACACCAGCGATCTTAGGCTTCTCCGTTAAAATATAGAGAAGATGTAATGCAACTTCAGAGGTAATAAGTTCTCTGCCATGCTGCCCAAAGCTCTGGAAGACAATGAACCTTTCTGTCAAAACCGCAAAGTATCAATAATTTAATTTACTAATAAACACACAAATACTAATGAATAGACTTGTGTTTATTAGTTTTTTCTTCTTTTATGTCGTTGTCGTGCACCCTCTCAACAGAGGTGAACTAAACTGGTGGAGAATATTTGAATGGAACGCTCATATTTGTTCCTGAGATATTGGATCAATATGCTGAGCAGCTTTTCGAGTGAAGCATAGATTTGGGGAAAAGAGTGAAGAAATCTTAGTTGGAAACTGACCAGAAGGATATGAACTTTTGAGCCATTATCCATACTCTCCTTCAAGTGATTAAATGTAACTACAAACAGCTCCGCAGAATAGcctttgttgcttgttctgataGTGTCCATCTGCAACACATTATTCAGAATTGGATAAAGGGGACTGCTGGAGACAAAGCAAACTGACCAAAGACAATTGCACAAGAACAGGGAAACCACTCACGCTCAATTTGTTGGAATGCCGAGCAACCAAAGCCTTGATTTCACGCAGAAGAGAGTCACTAGCAAGAGAAGTGAAAAAAATCACTATGCCATCATATACGAAGAAAAAAGTGTGGATGGTCCGTGAACTAAGCACTGACAAGTTAGAGGCATGTTTTTATTAAAGGAGAAGCTGAGCAGGCCAGCGGGGAGCAAGCAGCTCTCAGGTTTGGATCTCGACTAGAGTTATCAGACAAAAGTGAAGGGTGGAGGGTTCACCAAGTCCCAATCACCAAACTATGCACCCGAAAATCCGAAAAAGTGAAATCGCCAGCGAGTGGCAAGCTAAAGCTAACAAATACATAGCTCGTAGCAGCAACAAGGTCGAATCCCAATTGCCACACAAGGTGGGAGCGTCTAGAGAAATGAATTTCTGGACAGTCTTATTTTTGCTTAAATTTTGAACAAAAGAAAAAGTTTGGTTCGGACACAGGCCACAGGTGGGTAGACTCTACCACCGCGCCTAGCCCGCCCTTGAGGAAGGTCGAATCCAACTACAAAAGAGGTCGAAGTCGAACCATGCCATTTTTACACAAGCATAGCCTGTAATGTATCAACTGAGGTCGAATCATGCCATTTCTACACAAGCATCGCATGTAATGTATCGACTGGTACTTAGAGGAAACAGTGTTGGATACATTCGGTCGGGTCGAAACGCGCAGCAAGCAAAGCCAAGCGACAGTAATTCCCAGTGAGACCAATCACGCGTGAGCCGAGAGCAATCCGCGACTCGAACCAGCCCAACATGACGCGGACAGTGGCTGGCGTGCCTAGAGAAGAAGGCATTTGGCCAGAGCAGGCAGCACCGCCGCGAGCCAGACAAATAGTCGTCGGAACCGGGGCACGAGTTGCGAGCCGGACACGAGTTGCGGTGGACGCAAGGGACGGGAGGGGGGGTGGTCAGCTCACCTGGAGTGGTAGATGTCGCGCGAGATCGGGGTGCGGGGGCCCGAGATCTTGCCCGCGGCGGCCCCCGCGAGAGCCAGGGCTAGGgtcaggaggcggaggaggagaggaggaggggatGCGGCGGCCATCTTCGCTGTGCTGTCGTGGGCGGGGCGGGCCGGGGAGAgggtcgtcgtcgtcgagccgctcgctcgctcgctggcCCGCTTCCCTGTCTCCTTGCGTTGAGAAGACAGAAGAGTGGATCGATGCGGTGGATGGATTTGTGCTCGCTTTGTTTTGTCAGATTTAGCAAACAAAAACACATCAAATCTCGATCGGATAGTGGAAGTTGGATTTGGATTTCGGGGGAGTTTCACGATCCACAGGCACTCAGGCAGGCAGCCGGATTTTCCCCTGCCGCGTCACGCGCACTCATGGAGTACGGCTCGTGTGAAAAAAGTGGTCATCTGACCCGGACGTTCGACTCTAATTCAAAGTATTAAACTTATACTAatttcaaaactaattacacagatagaggctaatttacgagacaaatctattaatTCTAATTAttctatgatttgataatataatgctacagtaaacatgtgctaaccataaattaattaggcttaatagattcgtctcgctaactagtgcaattagttttatatttAGCTCATATTTAATTCTTCTAATTAGTTTCTGAACGTCTGACGTGATGAAAAAAACTTTAGTCCCTACATCAAACACCGGCGAATGCACCCCTAAAATgcataaataaaatataaaaacAGTGACTCAACCTAAAACCTCACCGTATAAGACTGACTCCAACAACGAGTACCTAAACGCGACACATATTCCATAGTTTGGGTCACGCCCAGGGAAAGGTCACGGACGCAAAACTTACATTCTCCAACAGCCAAGAGGTCCGGAAATTGAATGGCGTCGTCCACGGCCTCGCTCGCCCCCGCGGCCGCGCTGCTAGAGCAGCTGGGCCTCCGCGTCGCTCCCACCAGGTCGTCCCGCCGACTGGAGCTAGGCGGCAGCGTCTGCTGGAGCGGCTGGGCCACCGGCGTCACTCCTCCAGTCGCGGCGAGCACGGCTTCACTCGCGCGCGCGCCTCCCCCAGACCCCCACTCGCGGTcgcggctgtaacaccccaggtgtttgccaccagttaagcaatgggtttgagctcaaacatggcatattaagtaatgatgaagatgccaaggtccaacctatagaaatgagccccaacctaaacttggatattgcacctttgctcgcctatagaccccttttcaagatatatgcttgggtggtgtgattgggatatcttcatgtgtctcacatcaatacccatctatattggacactcaaaaagtttcatgaagtttggaatcaaaaagtcacatgaaatgataagttatatccttgttggaatgattttacaagtgtttgaattgcactattaagtgaataagaacatgagatgtcaaccaaaccttgcaaccttgccaaaatgactctagatgaactctacaacaaaagtcatgaaaggttcatgttgggcaaatgccaagaaaatgctccaatggatcaaaaaggataatttaagcttcatcgtgatcctactttggtcaaagtagaacagtaggttctataccatttttgaggttggaccttaaatgaaagttgtagtacatatcatgtagaacaaactttgtttttggaccaagagctagatcaacttggaaataagtcaaacagaggctcgaagttggaacctgctgctgatttcaacacttagaattattctaagtctggagtttcgctaagcaacgacgttggcattccgcgttctccaaattttgttaagcaacttgatttggtacaaaaacaaaagttggagtttacaccttggtgaagagcatacaaaaagttggattCAGTTTGAAGAAGTTTTGACCACCGAAAGCGAGTTTCCATGACTACCGTCAAGGTGTTGACACTGCTGTTTTGACATACATTTATCTTCTAATATGTTTTGCTAATGGCTGAACCCCCTTAATGAAAAACGTAGAGCTTCGTGCGGGCTTCGATCTTCGTATTCGGCCCAGGTCCTGATTCGACCTGGAAATAGCCCAAAATCGCGTCCCACGCTGATCCCGTCGTCGCCCGCCAACTGTTCGCGAAAACGCCCCAACGGACGACACGCGCCCTgtacgtggccgccatgcgcctctGCCGCTGCCGCGCGTCCCACCTTTGGCCACGCGCCCTGCGCCCTGCTGCCGATGAGGAGGGGCACCAGCACACCCTCTCCATCCCCCTCTCCACTCCCTGCTCGCTCCCTCTCGCTCTCCAGAGCCTGCGCGCGAGTGCCAGAGCGCGGCCACCATGGGCGCCGCCGCTGAGCTTGCCGCCGTCGCGTCCTCGCTGCCTCCGAGCTTCCCCGCGTgcgccaccatctccgcctcgcctctccttctccctcgcgTGCGCTTGTCGCGACTGAATTTCGCCGGAGAGCAGCAGCCGCCGGCGCGGTCACCTTGACGCCGTGACCTCACGTGGCTAGGCCGCCACGAGCCCTCTCCCGGCCGCCTCCAACCACCAGTGGGTGCGCAAGGGCCCcctggtgctcccccgcccctcagccgccgacgacGTACCTTCTCCGGCCGCAACAGCAAGCTCCGGCCATCCTCTGCTCTGTTTTTCTGACCAGGGACCTCGTGCAGCAATTCGACTAAAGGGAGGGGTGTAactgcaatgtcatagactcaggtgaatagtgccataaggactggtttgtaattattttgcaggaactttggaaattcatagtaaatcgtagaaaattcataaaatagtaaatgaggactttttggaatccttgtaaaattgtctatgcagtggatctataatatggcatgttttagtttaaatattttgcggtaaaaatagatttgtgcagtaaggttgtaatgctagttgaatttgttatttttcataactgtagatctagggctccaaatgaagtgaaatttttgtggcatgctactcatgtgatagttgatgtgtggtaaaaatttcatgagtattggatgaagtatgagtgagttattggtttatcttgctctcacatgaattcttgctttagcaacttgtctttttcatagaggttgctatacatattcaaatagagtgaaatttgtatagtagactattgagaggatatgtgagccactgtaatttttgtagagtttattgtatacttttggtatatgttcattaagtcaccttattatctaaaataaattaagaaatgcattaaaagaatttatttggtcatggacactaggttttctggtgttctttagtcatgtgtgacatgttggtaaagttggttttgcctaattatgtatttgcaacataagttaataatcattttcttgccgatgtggtttatggacagat is from Miscanthus floridulus cultivar M001 chromosome 7, ASM1932011v1, whole genome shotgun sequence and encodes:
- the LOC136462596 gene encoding uncharacterized protein, which codes for MAAASPPPLLLRLLTLALALAGAAAGKISGPRTPISRDIYHSSDSLLREIKALVARHSNKLSMDTIRTSNKGYSAELFVVTFNHLKESMDNGSKVHILLSFGQHGRELITSEVALHLLYILTEKPKIAGVDLSSFEKLLENLVIKVVPMENMNGRKLVEEGELCDRRNGRGVDLNRNWSVDWGMKEKDYDPYEENPGIAPFSEPEAQIMRELSRSFKPHIWVNVHSGMEALFMPYDHKNTTPNGASAHLMRSVLENLNRRHFQDSCLVGSGGGSVGYLAHGTTTDYMYDIAKVPMPFTFEIYGDEKASTDDCFKMFNPVDKKTFDRVINKWCMAFLILFEEGLRNLRDAQIVSQGTLENWVPIGGGIVERNVERKSSRDRRKLEGLDLGMQELRTYFRLFLLSTFLLMFMFCTRISKSRNRDSGLV